The following are encoded together in the Roseobacter denitrificans OCh 114 genome:
- the motA gene encoding flagellar motor stator protein MotA, which yields MIGIIGIITVFAMVFGGYLAAGGKMGIIFKALPFEMTMIGGAAVGAFLISNDMSAIKHTMRDLGRVFKGPKWSHEDYKDLLCLLFELIRLARQNPVAIEEHIEAPEESSIFSKYEKILKDKEAVALICDTLRSASMNYDDPHQVEEVLEKRMEANMHHAMHSSHALQTVADGLPALGIVAAVLGIIKTMGSIDQPPEVLGKLIGGALVGTFLGVFLAYGFVGPFAAKVKSVTEEDGHFYQLIREVLVANLHAHATNICIEVGRQNTPSHHRPSFAELEEALKSVKQNAA from the coding sequence ATGATCGGAATCATCGGCATAATCACCGTATTTGCAATGGTCTTTGGCGGCTACCTGGCTGCCGGGGGCAAGATGGGTATCATCTTCAAGGCTCTACCATTCGAAATGACAATGATTGGTGGAGCGGCTGTCGGTGCGTTCCTCATCAGTAACGACATGTCAGCGATCAAGCACACGATGCGTGACCTCGGTCGCGTCTTCAAGGGGCCGAAGTGGTCCCATGAAGACTACAAGGATCTCCTATGCCTATTGTTCGAGCTGATACGGCTGGCGCGCCAAAATCCGGTCGCGATCGAAGAACACATTGAAGCGCCAGAAGAATCCTCAATTTTTTCAAAGTACGAGAAAATTCTAAAGGACAAGGAAGCAGTGGCCCTGATTTGTGACACCCTTCGCTCTGCGTCAATGAATTACGATGACCCGCATCAAGTGGAAGAAGTTCTCGAAAAACGTATGGAAGCAAACATGCACCATGCGATGCACTCCAGTCATGCTTTGCAAACGGTGGCCGACGGGCTTCCTGCTCTCGGTATTGTTGCTGCTGTTCTCGGAATCATTAAGACGATGGGCTCGATTGACCAACCGCCAGAGGTATTGGGTAAACTTATCGGTGGTGCTCTTGTTGGCACGTTCCTCGGGGTGTTCTTGGCATATGGCTTCGTAGGACCGTTTGCTGCGAAAGTAAAAAGCGTTACCGAAGAAGACGGTCACTTCTACCAGCTCATTAGGGAGGTCTTGGTCGCGAATTTGCATGCACATGCAACGAACATTTGTATTGAAGTCGGTCGCCAAAACACGCCATCGCACCATCGCCCGAGCTTTGCGGAGTTGGAAGAGGCACTGAAATCCGTCAAGCAGAACGCGGCATGA
- a CDS encoding flagellar basal body-associated FliL family protein: MTDATNEESAEAPKSGKLPLIVGAVLAIIGGGGGFYAASSGMIFATESKKETVEEEKETSNEFSDISFLPLEPMTISMPRDSAYKHLRFRGELEVPKEYAEDIKKVTPRIIDVLNGYLRALQVADIEEPASLTRLRSQMLRRIQIVAGPGRVNDLLIMEFVLN; encoded by the coding sequence ATGACTGACGCAACCAATGAAGAAAGCGCAGAAGCGCCAAAATCGGGCAAGTTGCCTTTAATCGTTGGCGCTGTTCTGGCGATTATCGGCGGCGGCGGTGGGTTTTACGCTGCCAGCAGCGGGATGATCTTTGCAACCGAATCAAAGAAGGAAACGGTGGAAGAAGAAAAGGAAACTTCCAACGAGTTCAGCGATATTTCGTTTTTGCCACTGGAACCAATGACGATATCCATGCCGCGTGACAGCGCCTACAAACACCTGCGTTTTCGCGGTGAGCTTGAAGTGCCCAAGGAGTATGCGGAAGATATCAAGAAGGTCACGCCACGCATCATAGATGTGTTGAATGGCTATCTGCGCGCCCTGCAGGTTGCAGATATCGAAGAACCCGCATCGCTGACAAGGCTGAGATCGCAAATGCTGCGCCGCATTCAGATCGTTGCGGGTCCTGGACGCGTGAATGACCTGCTGATCATGGAATTTGTTTTAAACTGA
- a CDS encoding MotE family protein, which yields MKINMLRRNGRGSVLLICCLLIGSAAIRIGSEAGKAVATENPFPAPAISEAKEESAGSEETKADFSKMLIAFQEREARIERLERQIDRRQKALEVADAEIEKRLQVLQDAENALRSMLAIADTAAEDDVVRLTSVYENMKPKVAAALFEEMEPAFAAGFLGRMRPDAAAGIMSGLTPNKAYTISVILAGRNAEAPKG from the coding sequence ATGAAAATCAACATGTTACGCCGTAATGGGCGCGGCTCTGTACTTTTGATTTGTTGTTTGCTGATCGGCTCTGCAGCGATACGCATCGGCAGCGAGGCCGGGAAAGCAGTCGCAACAGAGAACCCTTTCCCCGCGCCGGCCATTTCAGAGGCCAAAGAAGAGTCAGCCGGTTCCGAAGAAACCAAGGCGGACTTTTCAAAAATGCTGATCGCCTTTCAGGAGCGTGAAGCGCGCATTGAGCGTCTCGAACGTCAGATTGATAGGAGACAAAAGGCTTTGGAAGTCGCCGATGCTGAAATCGAGAAACGGTTGCAGGTGCTTCAAGATGCAGAGAACGCTTTGAGGTCTATGCTCGCCATCGCTGATACGGCAGCAGAGGACGATGTCGTCAGGCTCACATCCGTTTATGAAAATATGAAGCCAAAAGTTGCCGCGGCCTTGTTCGAAGAAATGGAGCCGGCTTTCGCAGCAGGATTCCTTGGGCGCATGCGGCCTGATGCTGCGGCAGGGATAATGTCCGGTCTCACTCCAAACAAAGCGTACACGATCAGTGTAATCCTTGCAGGAAGAAATGCAGAGGCGCCAAAAGGCTGA
- a CDS encoding FliM/FliN family flagellar motor switch protein, whose protein sequence is MDDGPMESVGGLDANNPFTSVPIEVTVCVGKARPLIRDLVTLGENAVLSLDKSVEDPVDLYIGDRLIARGMLEEKDDDQSGQLIVRLTEVIDLKSGL, encoded by the coding sequence ATGGATGATGGTCCCATGGAGAGCGTCGGCGGTCTTGACGCCAATAATCCGTTTACATCCGTTCCCATTGAAGTGACCGTCTGCGTCGGCAAAGCGCGCCCACTGATCCGGGATTTGGTAACGCTTGGCGAGAACGCGGTACTATCATTGGACAAATCGGTTGAAGATCCTGTCGATTTATACATAGGTGACCGTCTCATCGCCCGCGGAATGCTCGAAGAAAAAGATGATGATCAAAGTGGTCAGCTGATTGTGCGGTTGACGGAAGTGATTGACCTCAAATCCGGCCTTTGA
- the flgG gene encoding flagellar basal-body rod protein FlgG, with translation MRALKIAATGMSAQQMRVETISNNLSNMSTTGYNARRAEFADLHYQQMSRPGTVNATDGTVLPTGVQLGLGVRPSAVSVQLQQGSLSATGGDLDLAIEGTGFLEVTLPSGQTAYTRDGGLKRDAEGLIVTSDGYPVEPEIVIPDDARSISINTSGEVFAYFSDATDAELLGQFNLAGFTNAKGLEALGGNLFAETEASGAAIVSTPGEDGLGTVRQGYLESSSVDAVREITELIEAQRGYEMNAKVISAADQMMGATTQIR, from the coding sequence ATGCGAGCCTTAAAAATTGCAGCAACGGGCATGAGCGCCCAGCAGATGCGCGTCGAGACGATCTCGAACAACCTCTCCAACATGAGCACGACAGGCTACAATGCACGCCGCGCCGAATTCGCCGACCTGCACTATCAGCAAATGTCACGGCCAGGAACTGTGAATGCGACCGATGGCACAGTGCTGCCCACGGGCGTGCAGCTTGGTCTTGGGGTCCGGCCATCGGCGGTTTCTGTCCAGTTGCAACAAGGGTCCCTGTCTGCGACTGGTGGCGATTTGGATCTGGCGATTGAGGGCACCGGGTTTCTGGAGGTTACTTTACCGTCCGGACAAACGGCTTACACCCGTGACGGAGGTCTCAAGCGCGATGCTGAAGGGCTCATCGTGACATCGGACGGGTATCCGGTTGAGCCCGAAATTGTCATTCCCGATGATGCGAGAAGCATCTCCATCAACACATCCGGCGAAGTTTTCGCCTATTTTTCAGATGCAACAGATGCAGAGCTGCTTGGCCAATTCAATCTTGCAGGTTTCACGAACGCCAAAGGGCTTGAAGCCTTGGGCGGTAATCTATTTGCAGAGACCGAAGCATCCGGAGCCGCAATCGTTTCCACACCCGGTGAAGACGGACTTGGCACCGTCCGCCAGGGCTATCTCGAAAGCAGTTCGGTAGACGCCGTGCGCGAGATCACTGAGTTGATCGAAGCACAGCGCGGATACGAGATGAATGCCAAAGTCATATCAGCAGCCGATCAGATGATGGGCGCAACCACGCAGATCCGATGA
- the flgA gene encoding flagellar basal body P-ring formation chaperone FlgA codes for MIRLALISWLMCLPLALFAEVVVPAKTIRANATITASDITLKPIQNENAYTLMADVVGQEARTTLYAGRPILFDDIGPPAIVSRNQIVLLSYQSSGLKILTEGRALQRGGVGDRVRIMNLDSRATLFGQVQADGSVRVSN; via the coding sequence ATGATCAGATTGGCCCTCATTTCATGGTTGATGTGTTTGCCTTTGGCTCTGTTTGCCGAGGTGGTCGTCCCTGCCAAAACAATCCGGGCGAATGCGACCATAACCGCAAGCGACATCACCCTTAAGCCCATCCAGAATGAAAACGCCTATACGCTTATGGCCGATGTTGTGGGTCAAGAGGCACGAACAACGCTATATGCCGGCCGGCCGATACTCTTTGATGACATTGGTCCGCCTGCCATCGTGTCGCGAAACCAGATTGTATTGCTGAGCTATCAATCATCCGGGCTGAAAATTCTGACAGAGGGGCGTGCCCTTCAAAGAGGGGGTGTTGGTGACAGAGTTCGCATCATGAATCTTGACTCGCGTGCAACACTCTTTGGCCAAGTACAGGCTGACGGTTCGGTAAGAGTATCAAATTAG
- a CDS encoding flagellar biosynthetic protein FliQ → MADQIIFFDTLRHGLWIAVLISIPVLTAALVTGVSIGLVQALTSIQEMTLTFVPKLAAIVLVFWMSMGFMTQTLVSFFHEQIIPLIVGG, encoded by the coding sequence ATGGCCGATCAGATCATCTTTTTTGATACGCTTCGGCATGGGCTCTGGATCGCGGTATTGATCTCGATACCGGTGCTCACTGCGGCTTTGGTCACTGGTGTGTCCATTGGCCTGGTGCAGGCCCTGACGTCCATTCAGGAAATGACACTCACTTTCGTTCCGAAACTCGCGGCCATCGTCCTCGTTTTCTGGATGTCGATGGGCTTCATGACACAAACACTGGTGTCATTTTTTCATGAACAGATAATCCCGCTGATTGTAGGAGGTTAA
- the fliE gene encoding flagellar hook-basal body complex protein FliE: protein MDMKAVSAIQNFTNARAASAIESYQQARPATEPLPEESSASETLGRVAKDFASTLAESEEIAKSSMVGDADPHALVQALAQTELAVEAAVRVRNKVVEAYQEILRMPV, encoded by the coding sequence ATGGATATGAAAGCAGTTTCAGCGATCCAGAACTTTACAAACGCGCGTGCGGCATCTGCGATAGAGAGCTATCAGCAGGCCCGGCCCGCGACTGAACCATTGCCGGAAGAATCCTCGGCATCTGAAACCCTGGGCCGTGTTGCAAAGGACTTTGCGTCAACGTTGGCCGAAAGCGAAGAAATCGCGAAATCATCCATGGTGGGCGACGCAGATCCACACGCGCTGGTACAAGCGTTGGCACAAACGGAACTGGCGGTAGAAGCCGCCGTCCGAGTGCGTAACAAAGTCGTCGAAGCGTATCAGGAAATCTTGAGGATGCCGGTTTAA
- a CDS encoding flagellar hook-basal body complex protein, protein MENSGYTTITRQSGLMKEMRVVANNIANAATSGFRQEGVIFSEYVKSVDGASSLSMGQADARQTSFAQGALTQTGGQFDFAIEGDGFFLVETPLGERLTRAGAFSPNADGDLVTPDGYRVLDAGGAPVFIPPGAADIAVSADGTISTNGDPVGQLGLVQPRNPQGLVREDGVMFRADEGYEAAEQGRILQSFVENSNVNPILQLTRMIEVQRAYELGASFVEAEDERVRQAMRTMSQ, encoded by the coding sequence ATGGAAAACTCAGGATACACCACGATCACAAGACAGTCTGGTCTTATGAAAGAGATGCGCGTCGTTGCAAACAATATCGCAAATGCTGCGACTTCCGGCTTTCGTCAAGAAGGGGTCATTTTTTCGGAATATGTAAAATCCGTGGATGGCGCTTCGAGCTTGTCTATGGGTCAGGCAGATGCAAGGCAGACATCTTTTGCCCAGGGCGCACTCACCCAAACAGGTGGGCAGTTTGACTTTGCCATTGAAGGTGACGGATTTTTTCTGGTGGAAACGCCTTTGGGCGAACGTCTCACGCGAGCCGGTGCCTTTTCACCGAACGCAGATGGCGATTTGGTCACGCCCGACGGTTATCGCGTTCTGGACGCAGGGGGAGCGCCGGTGTTCATTCCCCCCGGTGCCGCAGATATTGCGGTTTCCGCAGATGGCACGATCTCGACAAATGGTGACCCTGTTGGCCAGCTGGGCTTGGTTCAACCGCGCAACCCACAGGGGCTTGTTCGCGAGGACGGTGTGATGTTCCGTGCCGATGAAGGCTATGAAGCAGCCGAGCAAGGTCGAATTCTGCAGAGTTTCGTCGAGAACTCGAACGTCAACCCGATCTTGCAGCTGACCCGTATGATTGAGGTTCAACGCGCATATGAGCTCGGTGCCAGTTTTGTGGAAGCAGAAGATGAGCGTGTCCGACAAGCCATGCGGACCATGTCACAGTAG
- the fliP gene encoding flagellar type III secretion system pore protein FliP (The bacterial flagellar biogenesis protein FliP forms a type III secretion system (T3SS)-type pore required for flagellar assembly.), producing MTRITLLAVVLIGLFTPSVSLAQDLSISLGDDGSLSARTIQLFILITVLSLAPGLAIMITCFPFLVTVLSILRQAIGLQQSPPNMLIVSLALFLTYFIMEPVFQAAWQNGIQPLTDNAIDAETAFVRTLEPFRIFMAGRLDPDTFFAMAELRSETIDAAPTAEAPLSVLVPSFLLSEISRAFQIGFLVFLPFLIIDLVVAAVLMSMGMMMVPPVIVSLPFKLAFFVLADGWNLIAGSLVQSYF from the coding sequence ATGACCCGCATCACACTGCTGGCCGTTGTTCTGATCGGGTTATTCACCCCGTCCGTCAGTCTTGCCCAAGACCTGTCAATCTCTCTTGGGGATGACGGCTCGCTCAGTGCGCGGACCATCCAACTGTTCATTCTGATTACCGTGCTGAGCCTTGCGCCCGGCCTGGCAATCATGATTACCTGTTTTCCTTTCCTTGTCACAGTGCTTTCAATATTGCGCCAGGCAATCGGCTTGCAGCAATCACCGCCAAACATGTTGATCGTCAGTCTGGCCTTATTCCTTACGTATTTCATAATGGAGCCTGTCTTTCAGGCGGCATGGCAAAACGGGATTCAACCGTTAACTGATAACGCAATTGATGCAGAGACTGCGTTCGTGCGCACGCTGGAGCCGTTCCGTATCTTCATGGCAGGCCGTCTCGATCCGGATACTTTCTTTGCGATGGCGGAGTTGAGGTCAGAAACTATTGATGCAGCTCCCACGGCGGAGGCCCCTTTATCTGTTCTCGTCCCAAGCTTTCTGCTGTCCGAAATTTCAAGAGCTTTTCAGATCGGGTTTTTGGTATTTTTGCCGTTCCTGATAATCGACCTCGTCGTCGCTGCCGTTCTTATGTCGATGGGTATGATGATGGTGCCGCCGGTTATCGTGTCACTGCCATTTAAGTTGGCATTCTTTGTATTGGCCGACGGATGGAACCTGATTGCCGGAAGCCTCGTTCAGAGTTATTTTTGA
- the fliF gene encoding flagellar basal-body MS-ring/collar protein FliF: MQQIVTAWTGLPLRRQVIVALATGAMFFAILAMSRMATAPNMTLLYAGLENGAAGDVVAALEQRGAVFEVRGGSIFVDSSQRDELRMTLASEGLPANSTQGYELLDTLSGFGTTSQMFDAAYWRAKEGELARTIVSSPHISMARVHIASTGSNPFQRGVTPKASVSVTPSGAAITPQQGKAIRFLVSSAVAGLASEDVAVIDANGALIGNADEVAPTIGGEDKADVLKARVQRLLEARVGFGNSVVEVSVDTVTESEAIRERIFDPESRVAISTDTEERNTSSSEAGGGDVTVASNLPDQDGAGGENSSSQNNETRERVNYEVSETEREILREPGAIKRVTVAVLVNEMTITDEAGQETVTPRDESELEALRDLVASAVGFDEARGDIITIKSMGLQSVPLQGTAAGTSLMSNFNIDVMSAIQMAILALVTLILGLFVVRPLLARNDLNDAPAVAALPGATDGETDGLGLDGEIDGDDFQLPDLPVISDFGDASGELPDLNIGSGMSEDPVDRLRTMIGERQDETVEILRSWLEDKEESV; encoded by the coding sequence GTGCAGCAGATAGTTACGGCTTGGACAGGCTTGCCATTGCGGCGACAAGTGATTGTTGCCTTGGCAACGGGGGCAATGTTTTTTGCTATTTTGGCCATGTCCAGAATGGCCACGGCGCCGAACATGACGCTTTTGTATGCCGGATTGGAAAATGGCGCTGCAGGCGATGTTGTAGCTGCGTTGGAACAGCGCGGTGCCGTGTTTGAAGTGCGCGGTGGGTCAATTTTCGTTGATTCGAGTCAAAGAGATGAGTTGCGCATGACCCTTGCCAGTGAAGGGCTGCCAGCAAATTCCACACAAGGATATGAGTTGCTTGATACGCTGTCCGGGTTTGGTACGACCTCACAGATGTTTGACGCCGCGTATTGGCGTGCAAAGGAAGGCGAGTTGGCGCGCACCATCGTCTCCAGCCCACATATCTCAATGGCGCGTGTGCATATCGCAAGCACGGGATCCAACCCATTTCAACGCGGTGTTACGCCTAAAGCTTCCGTTTCGGTAACACCAAGCGGCGCAGCGATCACGCCGCAGCAGGGAAAGGCTATTCGGTTTCTCGTGTCCTCGGCGGTGGCAGGGCTAGCGTCTGAAGACGTCGCCGTGATTGACGCCAACGGCGCCCTGATCGGCAACGCGGATGAAGTTGCGCCAACAATTGGCGGTGAGGATAAAGCTGACGTTTTGAAGGCACGGGTTCAGCGCCTGCTGGAAGCCCGGGTAGGCTTTGGCAACTCGGTTGTCGAGGTAAGTGTAGATACGGTGACCGAAAGTGAAGCGATTCGAGAGCGTATTTTCGACCCAGAGAGCCGCGTGGCGATCAGTACTGACACAGAAGAACGCAACACATCTTCCTCCGAAGCCGGTGGCGGAGATGTAACGGTGGCGTCCAATTTGCCGGATCAAGATGGTGCTGGTGGTGAAAACAGCTCGTCCCAGAACAATGAAACGCGCGAGCGTGTCAACTATGAAGTTTCTGAAACAGAGCGGGAAATCCTGCGTGAGCCTGGCGCCATAAAACGCGTTACTGTCGCCGTTCTGGTCAATGAGATGACAATCACGGATGAGGCTGGTCAGGAAACCGTTACACCGAGAGATGAAAGTGAGTTGGAAGCGCTGCGCGATCTTGTCGCGTCTGCTGTAGGTTTTGATGAGGCCCGAGGCGATATAATTACAATTAAATCAATGGGTTTGCAGAGCGTACCTCTGCAAGGCACTGCGGCGGGCACATCTTTGATGAGCAATTTCAACATCGATGTCATGTCTGCAATTCAGATGGCGATACTCGCCCTTGTGACGCTCATACTGGGGCTTTTCGTCGTGCGACCCTTGCTTGCCCGCAACGATCTCAATGACGCGCCTGCTGTCGCGGCTTTGCCCGGTGCGACAGATGGTGAAACGGATGGTCTGGGCCTTGATGGTGAAATTGACGGGGATGACTTTCAATTGCCAGATCTCCCCGTGATTTCCGATTTTGGCGACGCAAGTGGAGAATTGCCAGACCTGAACATTGGCAGCGGGATGTCGGAAGACCCGGTAGATAGGCTCAGAACAATGATCGGTGAGCGGCAGGATGAGACTGTTGAGATCCTGCGCAGCTGGTTGGAAGACAAAGAGGAGAGCGTGTAA
- the flgH gene encoding flagellar basal body L-ring protein FlgH, translating to MKNVFLCVMTAALVMSGCARLDHLGKPPSFSPASATKEHTAMLSPGLPLRVDTSTPTDDASLWSGARQSLFGDRRAVQQGDILTVVIEIDEEAEISNATDRSRSGSESLGIPSLFGLPQRIDRELPTGATLSDAVSINSSSNSSGDGSVKRNEKLTLRVAATIVDVLPNGVLSIAGSQELRVNFEMRELLVSGYVRPEDISRKNEITYDKIATARVSYGGRGQITDVQQPRWGQQALDIVLPY from the coding sequence ATGAAAAACGTCTTTTTATGCGTCATGACAGCTGCATTGGTAATGTCAGGCTGTGCAAGGTTGGACCACTTGGGCAAACCACCCTCGTTCAGCCCCGCAAGTGCTACAAAAGAACATACAGCGATGCTTTCTCCAGGGCTGCCGCTTCGCGTAGACACTTCAACACCAACCGATGACGCGTCCTTGTGGTCAGGGGCACGGCAATCCTTGTTCGGCGATCGCAGGGCTGTACAGCAAGGTGATATCCTGACAGTCGTCATCGAAATCGATGAAGAGGCGGAGATCTCCAACGCGACAGATCGATCGAGATCCGGATCGGAGAGTTTGGGGATTCCGAGCCTGTTTGGTCTGCCTCAACGAATAGACAGAGAACTGCCGACGGGCGCGACACTTTCAGACGCGGTTTCAATAAACTCTTCCAGTAATTCGTCCGGGGATGGATCGGTCAAAAGGAATGAAAAACTCACTCTTCGTGTCGCCGCAACGATCGTTGACGTGCTGCCCAACGGCGTACTCTCGATCGCGGGAAGTCAGGAATTACGGGTGAATTTCGAAATGCGTGAGTTGTTGGTGTCGGGGTACGTGCGACCCGAAGACATTTCCCGCAAGAATGAAATCACCTATGATAAAATCGCGACAGCACGGGTCTCCTACGGTGGTCGCGGCCAGATCACGGATGTTCAACAGCCGCGCTGGGGTCAGCAAGCCCTTGATATCGTATTGCCTTATTGA